From a single Myotis daubentonii chromosome 5, mMyoDau2.1, whole genome shotgun sequence genomic region:
- the GDF15 gene encoding growth/differentiation factor 15 has protein sequence MLLMLLTLSWLPSGGALSLAQEHLPVFPGPSHAHSSPDISRFQELRKRYEDLLTRLRANQTWEDSNPDLIPASHVQILTPKLRLGPGGHLHLHLGIPRANLTKGLPAASRLHRALLRLSPTESGSWDVTRPLQRQIGFGVSREPALRLHWPPPSDRLLVAPTSARPRLELHWRPRAGRERRSTHARAPDGCPLGEGRCCRLRSLRATLDDLGWADWVLAPRELDVRMCSGACPSQFRSANRHAQMLARLHRLKPEGVPAPCCVPASYEPVVLLHRDSEGRVALAPYDDLVASDCHCL, from the exons ATGCTGTTGATGCTGCTGACGCTCTCCTGGCTGCCGTCGGGGGGCGCCCTATCTCTTGCCCAGGAGCACCTCCCGGTCTTCCCGGGACCCTCACACGCACACTCCAGTCCGGACATCTCCAGGTTCCAGGAGTTGAGGAAACGCTACGAAGATTTGCTGACCAGGCTTCGAGCAAACCAGACGTGGGAagactcgaaccctgacctcatCCCTGCCTCTCATGTCCAGATACTCACCCCAAAGC tgAGACTTGGACCTGGCggccacctgcacctgcacctgggcATCCCCAGGGCCAACCTGACTAAGGGGCTCCCCGCAGCCTCCCGCCTGCATCGGGCCCTGCTCAGGCTGTCCCCGACGGAGTCGGGCTCGTGGGATGTGACGCGGCCGCTGCAGCGTCAGATCGGCTTCGGTGTCTCCCGGGAGCCCGCACTGCGTCTGCACTGGCCGCCGCCATCTGACCGGCTGCTGGTGGCACCGACTTCCGCACGGCCCCGGCTGGAGCTGCACTGGCGGCCACGCGCCGGCAGGGAACGCCGCAGCACGCATGCGCGCGCTCCAGACGGCTGCCCGCTCGGGGAGGGGCGCTGCTGCCGCCTGCGGAGCCTGCGCGCAACGCTGGACGACTTGGGCTGGGCCGACTGGGTCCTGGCCCCGCGCGAGCTGGATGTGCGCATGTGCAGCGGCGCGTGCCCGAGCCAGTTCCGGTCGGCGAACAGGCATGCGCAGATGCTGGCGCGTCTGCACCGCCTGAAGCCCGAGGGCGTCCCTGCGCCGTGCTGCGTGCCCGCCAGCTACGAGCCCGTGGTGCTCCTGCACCGGGACAGCGAGGGCCGCGTGGCCCTCGCGCCCTACGACGACCTCGTGGCCAGCGACTGCCACTGCTTGTGA
- the LRRC25 gene encoding leucine-rich repeat-containing protein 25, which produces MGRALPWALWLLLLLQDPCSLGLSCNVSSGDVDWATEFTATCLNFSGRGLNIPWNRSLQASSVLLLDLSGNGLRELPGPFFARLEKLQILNVTNNPLDRVDAELAGRCALDLKADCRCSLASWHQVRQDNCSDQLPPQCLDAGTFTWRNLSTFLEVSCPPGLSWAAIGALAASGSLLLGLIIAGSLLAWRFRSRWSPRSQSQDKTWAAPDGPRPSSGWQPKYSSRSLSLHQPEATLPRPPTPDYENVFIGQPPDKDQPAKHGTHPSEDSDFYMNYEDLQRASQPVYGNLQFPGQAPEVEDEYVITGH; this is translated from the exons ATGGGGCGCGCCCTGCCCTGGGCGCTGTGGTTGCTGCTGCTACTGCAGGATCCATGCAGCCTGGGATTGTCCTGCAACGTGTCCTCGGGGGACGTGGACTGGGCCACGGAGTTCACAGCCACATGCTTGAACTTCAGCGGCCGAGGCCTGAACATTCCCTGGAACAGGTCTCTGCAGGCCAGCAGCGTGCTCCTCCTCGACCTGTCTGGGAACGGCCTTCGGGAGCTCCCGGGGCCCTTTTTTGCCCGCCTGGAAAAGCTGCAGATCCTGAATGTGACCAACAACCCTCTGGACCGCGTGGATGCGGAGCTGGCAGGACGCTGCGCCCTTGACTTGAAGGCTGACTGCCGCTGCAGCCTCGCCTCCTGGCACCAGGTCCGGCAGGACAACTGCTCGGACCAGCTGCCCCCGCAGTGCCTGGATGCCGGCACCTTCACCTGGCGCAACCTCTCCACCTTCCTGGAGGTCAGCTGCCCCCCTGGCCTGTCCTGGGCGGCCATTGGGGCTCTGGCAGCCAGTGGAAGCCTGCTCCTTGGGCTCATCATAGCTGGCTCATTGCTGGCCTGGAGATTCCGGTCACGCTGGTCACCCAGGAGCCAGAGCCAGGACAAGACATGGGCTGCTCCCGAtggtcccaggcccagctcaggctGGCAGCCGAAATACAGTAGCCGGAGCCTCAGCCTTCATCAACCAGAAGCCACCCTACCCAGACCCCCCACACCTGACTATGAGAACGTGTTCATAGGCCAGCCACCTGACAAGGACCAGCCGGCCAAGCACGG GACGCACCCTTCAGAGGACAGTGACTTCTACATGAACTACGAGGACCTCCAACGGGCCTCCCAGCCCGTCTACGGCAACCTGCAGTTCCCGGGCCAGGCTCCTGAGGTCGAAGATGAGTACGTGATCACAGGGCACTGA